Within the Oreochromis niloticus isolate F11D_XX linkage group LG14, O_niloticus_UMD_NMBU, whole genome shotgun sequence genome, the region tgcatcgagccacctggggggctcttcaactggtgggggaggctgttACACCTTGCAGGAgctctcctctcttcaggaactctctctgcaggagggggagatacaggagaggtggaggaagatctcagcatgggcgtctattgtcttgtgtagtctggaagatgagtggatgatggggtgggtgcagttttctctgtggtgaggtcaggtggactgtcccgggctctgtggggccgggctgcgctgctgcactgggccccggtccggatgggcctgggccccctttccctggcgggtcgtggagtatgggggtgcctactgggtcagcgggggagctggccccagggaggggtcacttgcccctcccttccttccctccccatctccggctgcctccctcttcccgatccaccacaatcacccacacatgcagggccttggggtaaaggtgtgtcaccagggtgcaggggagacatcccccccctctgtccccttctggctgcctgtgcctcaattttatcccacaacttagacattcacattactcacactctcattacacatacatataggaccttgggggtgggcacgctacacggaatccaaattaccatcagggtgtacacctcacccctggggtcgttgcccacctctcaattttaaatacacgtagacattgagggctatcaggaggggctatgcgcttacctgctgctctctggcaggtagctccatgccctcctgggttttaaatgcaccttagaacacacatacatcaacactacatatgagcgggtggagggaggtttggagtcttcctacacccccgttctctgcggcctgctggagcgggggggctaagaggaggagttggccgtccgactggggtctggtatgtggggcctccctgctgctgcggagtcggggcgggcTGCTTCTCCCCACCTCAGGTAagagggtaacaccacctgggtctgggtgcagtttccccctccaggagcaagggtacctagacccggggcttagagtacgcttggggagagtgattgtgtgtacagcgtctctttatgtctgtctccacgttggttgagtgtggagtaattgcatatgagagcatgagggtgggaatggatgtttgtatctgtgtgtgcctgtatgtctgtgtctatatgtcaggttgggtatcagacgccacctctctggggacatctcaggccctccaaggtttggaggcctatctccccccaccacttcccctgccagtggcagacgccctcagacatcggtgcgttggtggttctttgtgtccggggatgggcgtccaggtacacaccggctcactccatggcggctgcttatcggggcctggagcctggggctcgctcgggccacttcggaggcggggtgccctcggcctctcggcccggggctcggtcactcaggcacagctggctgccagcggagctcacgggcacgtcactgcaaccccccctggcttctgctccgcggctgctgagtgacccctcatctggggctctcctcagctctttctgggatagtgacgcggctgcccccatgttggtcttccttggtctcttgtgttctgggggcctctggatgtctggagtcttgatctcctccatacctgcttcatgccctggaggacggggctgtggcccccccacaccctctagcagatcattacatgaaggaaccttttaaatacaagcgcgtccatgctcacaggtgtacacacgggtgctcacacacacaaactacaccctttttggctcctacctcaaagcacactgtgcgctgtcgatcttacgtgctgcaccataatgtttaatatttagtatttactgttatattcccatagatcattgtgatgttgtttattctattactctcgttttcttctgcttgttttctttttctttctcaacaggtgatccaggtgatcgatatgtattttttgtctgcttattctgttggtttttggttttttgccctttatccccgtccctcttccccgctgtttttctttcccccagtcaagtctgtcccgtattcagcaagtgaaaataaaataaacaataaaaggtgaatcaaatagaccattatggcaaggctgggatggtccatttggtaaaggaaatccgttgggcatctttcttcacctttagacaataattctgatggcaaaagagccaaacgggacaggcaaaaaagaaaaaaaaaaatataataatgtcACACTATTAATCATTAGTCAGGTGAGTAAGTGTGTAATTCATCATTTATATGTCATTACTCTTCCTTAGTATgccatttataaatacagactTATCACTATGACTATAATTATGACTGTGATTATTACTAGCAATGCTGATAGCTATAAATGCTGTAACAGATTAGCAAACATGCCTGTATTTATGAATGACATACTAAGGAGGAGTCatgataaataaatgatgaattaagcGCTTACTAATACCTGACTAATGCTTAATAGTGTGACATTGTCATAAAGTGCTACCATGTGATTAGCACCAACATGCTATGTGCTACTATCGTATGAGAGCTCAGCGGCATTATtaaatgataataaataaattcaattcaaaaGTAACTTAGAATTTGGAACATGTGGACAAACTGAGCCGGTCACAGCGTTTCAGTCAGGAGGATGGACCAAGTTTACCTTCTTGTGCACCGAAGACccaaaaaatgtcagtttgGCAGTTTTTGAACATTTGGGTGTAAAAGCAGTGCAGCCATGTTCAGTCTAGTCCCTGAggctctctgtctttcaccTGTTGGATGACTTTCTACATGTCGATCTTCCGCTCGGTATTTCTgctgttgtgccaaaaaaggaTTTTAGGTATTTGGCTAAAAATGACTGCCCACATTTAAACTGCTGTGAATGACTTATTAGACTACAATCTGTCAAACATGTATCCTATGAGGGATGTCAAGTTATTCTGTGACTTAATatttcctttatttatctgGTAGCACTTGATAATAATGTCACACCTATAAGGTCCTGTTTTCAGTCACTGACGATGTGAATGTAAGTCCAGAGCAGAGCATGTACCTGCTGATGGTGCAAGGACAAACGGACAAAAACTTCCCAATATATTGTCTTGGAAACATAAATAGTGCCGTTCTGTGGTGTCTGCATGTGGTGGGAGTTTGCTGTGGAAGATTCGGGTTTGATGGAAAAGCAGCACAATTAGTCCATAGGATGTATCCTGTGGGAATGAGCAAGTTGTGTTGATTCATTTCAGTAGGGATAAAGAAAGTGAACCAAGCTAACAGCATCAAAATCAGCCTGCGTGAACATTTAGACAAAGACAAATGTACCACATATTATGTTAACGTTTAATGTGACAATCACAGTTTTAATCTTCCGCTCTGTGGTCGCTCGACTCGAGCGATGACACCCTGAGCACACTTTCTTCATCACATCCCCTCGTCCAATCAAACTCCAGGAGTCCATACCGGGCCTTCCCACAGAGCTGTGCAGTGAGAAAGTTGTGCTGGGAAGCCATTGGAATGATACGGTAGAAGCAACCGCCGGCTGTCTCCACGGAGTCTTTCAGCTTGATCTTCTGAACCACCCTCTGATGTGCTGCTGCCAGCTGAGGCTGCAGTGGGGGAAAATCTGTCACAAGCTGCACGTCAGTAGGAAACGTGTGTGCGTGCTTTGAGGCGTGTAAGCGTGCTGCCCGTGCAGACTGGAATCCATGCACAGAGATGAGTTTGTACAGGTTGGTTCTCCACTCAGTCATGCTTGGTCCCGAGGTTTGGGGCAGCTGTGTGCAGCCCTGAATCTGAGCAGTGGACACTGTACTATTAAATGTTGGGTCACCACCCAAGTCACTGCTTAGACTTCCCCCCAGACAAGTGGCCTGAACTATGGACTGTGAGGGCACATGGGGAGGGGAGCTATACAGTCCACCTTTCAAACTGCTCTCAGCAGCATTAGCCTGAAGTGTAGAGCAGCGGGACTGTGTAGGGTAAGGACGGTGCTCAGTGGGGACAGAGAGTTTTCCAAGATGTGGCAAGTTCTTTCTGAAGACTTTGAAGTTCTTGTAGAGGGCCAGCACTCTGTCGTCGAGGCCAGCCTGCACACGGTTAGCTATGCTGTCATATTTGTGTGAGAAAAGGAGGAACCTTTGATCCTTGATTGGTGACGGTTCTGGTTGTGGTTGAGGATCCTCTGGAGCCACCAGTGGGGAGTAGGTTTCATTTTGCAGCTCTACGAACATGAAAAGGTCcataaaaaggttaaaaaagagGGGAAAGGCATTCTGAATGTGCCAGGCTTTTACTTGTATCTGAACTGCATAGACGTGAACTTCTGATATATTTGatgatttttgtcatttttatgacCACATTAGCTGTACCTACTCCATTTGCACGAAAACACGACTAGTCCCCAAGGCCTATGGTGTGAGGGCCCTCTGGGGGCACCCAGTGTTGATTTCTGGCCTTGCTCTTAGAGCCACATGATTTTAAGTATACGATGAGAAGGTCACAGTCTTCACACTGAAATTATTCTTGTTTCCTTTGATTGGTAAACCTCAGCCCATGTTTACGTCAGAGAAACTCTCTACGATGCTCTTTTTCTACCCAACAATGTTACTGACCTGCTGCCATTTCACCAaattagttgcaaaatgtttctcaagccctttgtttttttcatacctTTTCTAGCCAATTTAAAGACATGCTGCTGTAtcacattttctcattttaaacatttggtATTCTTTCCATGTTTGATTGG harbors:
- the LOC102080743 gene encoding uncharacterized protein LOC102080743 isoform X1 gives rise to the protein MERPKFQVRLEAAVAHREPLTWPIAPDGYIPNSVIRSRRRKGKKLWDDSFFHGQRTDECTTGYKQDKITDYLWFQTENEKEGELKRKKSGPEDERTRKESKKIGWQGRDDTKEEETEKKTEKEAEKAQEKLEVMRKKKTDAKKENGKDETEKFIQTASPVNEQPKPSEDANVAPQKQADDPTNAPDFLPTSCDEKRSKPVRELKTEMELCEVIPKVNDVSEEKDEGQPDQTGKRKESEQEKTARAETARAETARAETARAETARAETARAERPELQNETYSPLVAPEDPQPQPEPSPIKDQRFLLFSHKYDSIANRVQAGLDDRVLALYKNFKVFRKNLPHLGKLSVPTEHRPYPTQSRCSTLQANAAESSLKGGLYSSPPHVPSQSIVQATCLGGSLSSDLGGDPTFNSTVSTAQIQGCTQLPQTSGPSMTEWRTNLYKLISVHGFQSARAARLHASKHAHTFPTDVQLVTDFPPLQPQLAAAHQRVVQKIKLKDSVETAGGCFYRIIPMASQHNFLTAQLCGKARYGLLEFDWTRGCDEESVLRVSSLESSDHRAED
- the LOC102080743 gene encoding uncharacterized protein LOC102080743 isoform X2, giving the protein MERPKFQVRLEAAVAHREPLTWPIAPDGYIPNSVIRSRRRKGKKLWDDSFFHGQRTDECTTGYKQDKITDYLWFQTENEKEGELKRKKSGPEDERTRKESKKIGWQGRDDTKEEETEKKTEKEAEKAQEKLEVMRKKKTDAKKENGKDETEKFIQTASPVNEQPKPSEDANVAPQKQADDPTNAPDFLPTSCDEKRSKPVRELKTEMELCEVIPKELQNETYSPLVAPEDPQPQPEPSPIKDQRFLLFSHKYDSIANRVQAGLDDRVLALYKNFKVFRKNLPHLGKLSVPTEHRPYPTQSRCSTLQANAAESSLKGGLYSSPPHVPSQSIVQATCLGGSLSSDLGGDPTFNSTVSTAQIQGCTQLPQTSGPSMTEWRTNLYKLISVHGFQSARAARLHASKHAHTFPTDVQLVTDFPPLQPQLAAAHQRVVQKIKLKDSVETAGGCFYRIIPMASQHNFLTAQLCGKARYGLLEFDWTRGCDEESVLRVSSLESSDHRAED
- the LOC102080743 gene encoding uncharacterized protein LOC102080743 isoform X3 gives rise to the protein MRKKKTDAKKENGKDETEKFIQTASPVNEQPKPSEDANVAPQKQADDPTNAPDFLPTSCDEKRSKPVRELKTEMELCEVIPKVNDVSEEKDEGQPDQTGKRKESEQEKTARAETARAETARAETARAETARAETARAERPELQNETYSPLVAPEDPQPQPEPSPIKDQRFLLFSHKYDSIANRVQAGLDDRVLALYKNFKVFRKNLPHLGKLSVPTEHRPYPTQSRCSTLQANAAESSLKGGLYSSPPHVPSQSIVQATCLGGSLSSDLGGDPTFNSTVSTAQIQGCTQLPQTSGPSMTEWRTNLYKLISVHGFQSARAARLHASKHAHTFPTDVQLVTDFPPLQPQLAAAHQRVVQKIKLKDSVETAGGCFYRIIPMASQHNFLTAQLCGKARYGLLEFDWTRGCDEESVLRVSSLESSDHRAED